The Pongo abelii isolate AG06213 chromosome 7, NHGRI_mPonAbe1-v2.0_pri, whole genome shotgun sequence genome contains the following window.
GGATCCACGGAATCTTCGGATTATCTGAGGGTGAGTGTCACCCTGGGCCCCTGGTCTTTTTCTCCTCTAGGTCACCCTGGTTGATTTCCTTTCAGCTTCCCATCTGCGGGAGGGAATCGGGGAACccctctttcttgccttctcGGGGTCGGGGACTCCACGATCCTTCCGGGTCCATTTGATTCCAGGCGAAGGCATCTGAAGATGCCCTATTTCCTGCTGCTTTCTTTCTGTCCAATTATGGCAAGCCTGCCAACAACATGTTCCCAGCGGCATGAGGAAATTAGTCCCTCGGAGGCCCCAAACACGGAGAAGGCTAAACTCAGGAACATGCATGTTTTCAGAGAAGACGTCCTGAGTACCCTTGAGCCACCAACCTGCCTTCAGAAGGGCATTAGTCCGTTCCACTTCATGGAAGGCTGAGTGGAGGTTCATGTGTCTTGTCCTGATCAGCACTCAGGTGGAGGGTCTGTCCCTACTTCCAAGGACCGCCTGTCGATACTGTACTAAGAATTTCATGGCGTGTGCACCTTGTCTTTGGATGTGGTTGATTTTCATGTCGGCTCCACGCTGAGGAACTTCTAACCtgtgttgtttcctttctttcaggtTGCAAGCGGGCCAATGCCGGTCCACGCAACCAGTAAGAGGCCGCGCGTGGACCCTGTCCTCACTGATCGCTCAGCTACCCAAATGTCTGACAGGGGCTCCGCCTTGGCTTCACTGTCTCCCCTCAGAAAAGCCAGTCGGAGCTCCTCCTCAAGTCTTGGAGCAAAGGAAAGACAGACAGGGGCTGCGGCCGACATCCCTCAGCCTGCAGTGAGGCACCAGGGCCCCGAGCCTCTCCTCGTGGTGAAGCCGACACACAGCAGCCCTGAGGGTGGCTGCCGAGAAGTTCCCCAGGCCGCCTCCAAAACCCACGGCCTGCTCCAGGCCATCAGCCCCCAGGCACAAGACCAGCTTCCTGCGGTGACCTCACAGCCCTGCCCACCAGCCCCCACGCAGGGCTTGGGCCTCGGCTCCAATCTCAGCTTCAGGCCAGGAGCCAAGAGACCTGCGCAGGCTCCGATTCAGGCTTGCCCGAACTTCCCCAAGAAACCGAGACTGGGTCGCTTCCAGATCCCCGAAAACGCCACCCAGGGAGTTGAGCTGGGGGCCCCGGAgaatctgcaacctccgccagcCGCAACGGAACTTGGACCAAGTAGGTCGCCCCAGATGGGCAGGAGGACACCCGCCCAGGTTCCCAGCGTCGACCGGCAGCCACCGCACAGCAGACCTTGCCTGCCTACTGCCCAGGCCTGCACCATGTCCCATCACCCAGCGGCCAGCTATGATCCGgcccagcctctcagagtgctctTCCGGAGACTGGAAAACGGATGCTGGAGCTCCAGCCTCCTGACAGCCCCCACATTTCACTCTCCTGAGAAGCCGGGAGCCTTCCTCGCTCAGAGCCCTCGTGTCTCAGAGAAGTCCGAGGGTCCCTGTGTTCGTGTCCCACCGAGCGTCCTCTATGAGGACCTTCGGGTTTCCTCCTCCTCAGAGGACAGCGATTCTGACCTGGAGTGAGACTGCAGGTGGCAGGGGCTCCTTGGCCTCCAGCTCCCGTGACTTGGAGGGGACTGTGGGACTGAGGAGCGGCAGAGCACGGAGCAGACTCTGTGCGGTGACTCCGAAGCTCCCCGGCTGCGGCGCCTCTGTGGATGTGggagcccaggccaggcagggAGCAGATGCGGGGACTCTGCCTCCTTGAATTCTGGTGAGGGACATTGTAGTTCGCATGGGTATCCGGAAACGCGCCAGGAAAAGCTTCCGTGCCAGTGATTCGTTGCCTCAGAAACTGCCTGACGCGCAGGAGTCAGACTTCCGCTGGGACGTCAATAGGAAACTGGGGAACTACTGTGTATTTGCTCTCTAGATGACTGAATAAGGGAAAAGTTAGGGAACCCTGAGAGGTGCAGCCCTCCCGCTGTGCCCCGCCCTGAGAGCAGTGTTTCGGACGCTGTGAAGCGTGCTGTGCAAAGCGCTCTCGGGGTCTTTCCTCAGCCTCGAAAACTGGGCTCTGGAATGCCtttgtaaatatgtgtgtttcattggttttgaagtgaataaaattctcaaaaagaTGACATAATGTCTTTTGACTCTCATTCCGTGTTTGTGTTTAACTGATTTTCCAAgcgaaggggtggcctgcccctccacacctgtgggtgtttctagtcgggtgggatgagagacggagaaaagaagtaagacacagagacacagtaTAGGGAAACAACAGTGGGTCCAGGGGACGGGCACTCAGCACACCGAGAACCTGCagcggcaccggcctctgagttccctcagtttttattgattacgattctcattatttcagcaaaaaggaaggtagtaggagagcagggtgacaataaggagaaggtcaacaaaaaacatgtgagcaaaggaatctatATCATAATTAGGTCCAAGGGAAGGTACTCTGCCTGGACGTGCACGTAGGCcaaatttatgtttctctccacccaaacatctcagcggagtaaagaatagcaaggcagcattactgcaaacatgtcttgcctcccgccacagggcagcttttctcctatctcagagttgaacaaaggtacaatcgggttttacaccgagacattcggTTCCCACGGgcaagcaggagacagtggccttcctccatctcaactgcaggaggctttcctcttttactaatccacctcagcacagaccctttacgggtgtcaggctgggggacagtcaggtctttctcatcccacgaggccatatttcagactatcacatggggagaaaccttggacaataccctgcTTTCAAGGGCAAAGGTCCCTGCGGCTTGCCacggcattgtgcccctggtttattgagactagagagtggcaatgacttttaccaagtatactgcttgtgaACATTtggttaacaaggcacgtcctgcacagccctagatcccttaaaccttcaTTTCATAGAACACAggtttttgtgagctccaagcTGGGTCAAAGCGGCTGGGGCAAAGTgactggggcaaagctacaaattaacaacatctcagcaaagcaattgtttaaagtacaggtctttttcaaaatggagtctcttgtgtcttccctttctacatagacacagtgagagtctgatctctctttcttttccctacatccAAGGGCTTGAAAATTTCTTGACTTGTTAGCAACCCAAATCGTTATGTCTCCGAAACAGAGTTGACTGAGGGCACCGCAGGGCTGGGCAGGACCTTTGACTTCTTATCCATCCACAGGAGCAAGAAAACCTCAGCCCCACTCTACCGACACGCACCTAGTAAAATTCCGCCAACTGAGTCTCACGCACGCTAACACGTGGGGAGGGTTGCTTGCACCACGGGTCCCCATTTGGCTCAACTGCCGATGCCAAATGTGTGGCCCCAGTTACGACGGCCCCCGTGAAGTGGCTTCCGGATGTGCGAACGAACCAGGCAGAGTTTCATTGGCCAAATAGACCCCAGCAAAGCTGAAGTTAACTCCCAGATTTGGGATGTCCTTCCGAGGTAAAACATTCATCCCGTCTTCTTTCCGGATGTCTGACACCGGGCCTTTCCATGGTTCTCCCCCTGATCCTAAGAGTAGCTGAGGTAGAGACTCACTGAAAGATCTAGGCAGGGATATCCCATCATGCACAGGCTATCTCCATTCTCTGACCTGGGAACAACTCTGAGCGGGATTCCACATCTAGGAGGCCTCGGAACGGAGCGGGATTTTCTGAGACACACCAAATGGCTGCTCCCTTTGCACCGCTGATGAGGGTCATTATCTTGATTATCCAGATCACCTAGAAAGTATCCGTATCCAGAATCCATAAGATCAACTCTCTGCTCCTCTGACAGCAGAAGGAGCATGACCACAATGAACCAAAGAGGGTGGAAGGAAACGATGTGAGACCAGAAAGCTCAGAGAACGGCCACAGGGGGTCGTAAGCACGGCTTCCAACCTGAATCATGAATAATTAATGAAGCGCAACTCAAAGGGGAATCGAGTCTCAGCAGGTGCAATTCATCCAACGGGAGATCGCCGGAGGGCCAACAAGATTGAGAAACTGGGAGTCGGGTGCAGTGTCAAGGGGGACGCGACTGGTTCCAAAGCTCAAGAAGACCATGGGGTCACTTGGGCTACATGAGAAAACGCCCCAGTGTGCTGCTTCAGCATTCCGACTCCTGCCTGTCTCTTCCCGTCCAAGGGACATGGACCCTAACTCGTGCAGGTGCAGATGACCATGGGCAGAATTAAGGGTCGTGGCACAAAAGTTCACCGACACGGGAGTTCCACAGGAGGTCCGGTGGATCTTCGCAAATCCAGAGAAATGGCAATGGGACCCAGGGAATTAGAGCCTCAGAGGCGTCCAGGAGACTTCTCAGGCATAATGCCTGGAGTGGCAAGACCAGCTGAAAAAGGAGCCAGGCACTGAAGGACAAAGCGGTGTTGACTTTCTTCATCTGTGTTCCCCAGTGCAGTCCAATTCACGGTGGTTTCCAAGCGCCTCCTGGAGGAGAAAACACATGAGGGTGTTGTCAGGGTTCTCTGCTGACAGACTTACggtggggaagaaagagaagctcTGAAGATGGATCATGGCCGTGACTGCATGTCAAGGAGAATCTCCTTGCTGATACTGAGGCCTACGTGGAGATATAGTAAATACGGTCCAATTAAAAGGGGTCTgttttaccacattttttaaaacgaaacaaaacaaaaaaacaaaaagatggaaaagaagacAGGGGTACAGGCACCAGTGTTACATGTCTGACGGGGAACATCTATTCTTCAAAGCTTGCAGCTGTACACCTAGGTTTTAGAATGTCTGTCAGCAGTGGACATGATCTTAGAGTGGGCTGTGCAGACAGACCTTTCCGGGTCATGTGATTGGATTAAGTTAATGGTAATTAAGGTGCATGTAACTGATTAGGTTAGGGTACGTTCCACGTCAGGTGACCAGAGGCAGTATAAAAGGcagcctggaaagcagaggtCCCTCTCCGCCCCTTCCTCCGTCTTCGTGGATGCTGCATCGCTTCCAGCGGGGCTGCTCCAGCACCTGCCCATCTCAGCGCCAGCCGGGGAAAGAAAGTAGACGGGTAATTTCAGGTTCGTTTCACTGAACAGTTGTTTGTTTCCCGCAATCcctgaggggtggggggaaaagagacaaaggagactGAAAGAAACCGATCACACTGGGGCTTGCTGATGGGGTAGGATGTGCTTGCTCTCGTTTCCAGTAATTCTTGGAAGAGAAAACGAGAAAACATTTCCGTCTCCATGGGTGGGATAAGACCAAGATGGGAATGCGAAAAGAAATGAACTGCAGCACGCTGAATGGGTGGGTAAATGGAAAAAGGACTTTGGAAAAAAAAGGGTGGTTTGCCCTTCAGCCGTGTAAGAAATCGATACGATATGGCACGTGTTCACTGTTTGTTTAGATGAATTCGTGTGGCATGTGTAAAATACCAGAACAATAAATAAAGAGGGGCTGGAGCGAAAGGCAGAAAGCTAGAACAGGAAAGACCATCACCTGCTATTGTGGTAGAGAGGAAGATAACTTCTCTCTATGAATTTGTGTTTGGAAGTCGCCTAATGAAATGGCAAGAGTAGCGATTCAAGTTGTGACGGGAAGCGTCCCTTATCCCTGATTTCAAACAGACCTGCCAAAGGGTGACATAGGCCATGCCCTGTGGCTTCGATCGTTCTGTCCGTCAGGGAGCTAGAATCATCGGGTCTTCTACCGGAGTGAATCGTGATAGACCTAAGTCCAGTCTCCAGAATCAGTTGTTTGTTTGGGGTTGAAAGCTCCACTCCCCATACCTAGGCCACGGGCCCTGTGGCAGGCGAGGTTTACTCTTGGACTAGGTAATCATGGCAGAGGAACACACAATATCTGAGGATGCACAcagcacattgctttccacagatCTGACCGACTGGTGGTGAGGTCTGCTCATCACCACACCGGCAAGGAGTTAGCTGGGGGCTTCCTGTGGGTGTGTGAATATCCAATGTGCTTAACCATcgacatgtgtgtgtttgtgtgtgtttcaggTGACCCAACAATCAACCCCTGAAAAAGGCGGTCATAAAACCCCCAGGGGATGAAGACGATGGCACGTCGTGACCCCAAAACCGGGGCAAACAGACTCGTGCGAGCCCAGACCCTCCAGAAGCAGCGGAGGGCCCCAGTTGGGCCAAGGGCTCCCCCGCCCGATGAAGAAGACCCCAGGGTAAGTCTAGCCCTGGATCTCTTGGGtatcggggtgggggtgggagcggGGGGAGGGGGTGTAACACGGTCCTCAGATACTGGGTTGGATTCCAAAGAGTTCTGTCACCACCACCCAGGCTGCTTTTCCCGTCCAAGGTGGGCGTGGCTTGGGACCTCCTCCCCCGCCCCACAGGTCCCTTGAGAGACTCTTGGGAGCAACCTCCCTTTCTACTTAGAATCCTGTGTAGCCACGTTTGGCCGTGTTGTTGACATCGGGTTCACCATCGTGCCCCTTAGAACCTTGAGTCCTTCCTTTTAGAGATCCTCCGTCACATGGGCTTTGGGAGAGAACATCGTATCCGAACTCTCCCAGCACTTAACGGCCCCCATGCCGGTGTCCCCTCTTTAGAATCCTTATTCAGCTCTGAATTCACAGTCCGTGGCTTCAGCTCACTCACTGACATCACTTCCTTTCCACCCACAGCTCAAGTGCAAAAACTGCGGGGCCTTTGGCCACACGGCCAGAAGTACCAGGTGCCCCATGAAGTGCTGGAACGCAGCCCTGGTTCCACAGACCTttgggaaaaaggaagggaaggaaaacctGAAGCCGTGGAAGCCCCGGATTGAAGCGAAGCCGGGGCCCTTGAAGAAGgataagggagagaaggaagagagaccaAGGTGAGCAGAGGGAGGGGTTTTCACCACTCTCAGGGTAGTGCCTCCTAAGGACATGGTGTCTCTGCACCTGCACAGCGTGTGCCTTTCCGTCTCTGGGCCAGGGAAGGAACGCTGCAGAGAAATAGACCGGAGCTCCGTTTCCTCCGGGGTTCCACACCCAGGAGCTCCTTTGGCTCTGGGAGATTCAGGGACGGGGAGAGGCGGGGGCGCTTCGTGCAGTTTCCCCACGACGGCGAGAAAAGCAATGGGATCCAAATCACAGTCCTTAGTTGGGAAGCCTAGAGGGCCACCTGGAGGATGGAAAGGTTGGCACGTGAGGGAAGGGGCAGAGGCGGAAATGGCACCAGATGTCCATTTGTGTATCACAAAACACGGAATGGGACTGGGCCCCGGACAGGGTTCTCCCTGTCTCCTGGGGAAAACCAGGGGCCACGGCCTGacctttttctcttctgcaggcAACAAGACCCGCAGAGGAAGGCTCTCCTCCACATATTTTCCGGCAAACCTCCAGAGAAGCCGCTGCCAAATCGAAAAGGATCCACGGAATCTTCGGATTATCTGAGGGTGAGTGTCACCCTGGGCCCCTGGTCTTTTTCTCCTCTAGGTCACCCTGGTTGATTTCCTTTCAGCTTCCCATCTGCGGGAGGGAATCGGGGAACccctctttcttgccttctcGGGGTCGGGGACTCCACGATCCTTCCGGGTCCATTTGATTCCAGGCGAAGGCATCTGAAGATGCCCTATTTCCTGCTGCTTTCTTTCTGTCCAATTATGGCAAGCCTGCCAACAACATGTTCCCAGCGGCATGAGGAAATTAGTCCCTCGGAGGCCCCAAACACGGAGAAGGCTAAACTCAGGAACATGCATGTTTTCAGAGAAGACGTCCTGAGTACCCTTGAGCCACCAAC
Protein-coding sequences here:
- the LOC129047616 gene encoding protein FAM90A5-like, translating into MARRDPKTGANRLVRAQTLQKQRRAPVGPRAPPPDEEDPRLKCKNCGAFGHTARSTRCPMKCWNAALVPQTFGKKEGKENLKPWKPRIEAKPGPLKKDKGEKEERPRQQDPQRKALLHIFSGKPPEKPLPNRKGSTESSDYLRVASGPMPVHATSKRPRVDPVLTDRSATQMSDRGSALASLSPLRKASRSSSSSLGAKERQTGAAADIPQPAVRHQGPEPLLVVKPTHSSPEGGCREVPQAASKTHGLLQAISPQAQDQLPAVTSQPCPPAPTQGLGLGSNLSFRPGAKRPAQAPIQACPNFPKKPRLGRFQIPENATQGVELGAPENLQPPPAATELGPSRSPQMGRRTPAQVPSVDRQPPHSRPCLPTAQACTMSHHPAASYDPAQPLRVLFRRLENGCWSSSLLTAPTFHSPEKPGAFLAQSPRVSEKSEGPCVRVPPSVLYEDLRVSSSSEDSDSDLE